CAAGGTGTCAAGGTCGAACCGGCCGGGATCGTCGTCGGCCATCCCAGTATCCACTTCTGTTCGAGTCTGCCGGATGCGATTGGCCAGCATTTGCTGCATCTGGGCCAGGACCTGCCCTCGACACCCCAAGAATAAGGACGCGATCCAAATGCTCAATCCAAGCCCACAGTTTGCCTTACCGCCCGGATACCGCGCTCCCAGAGAGGGTTTTGTGCCCATCACCACAACCAATAAATAAAAGGAGACGCATCATGGATATGAATACGCAGATCGCCAAACCGAGAACGAGCACGAGGACGACCAGCGCCCGTCGCGATGTGCCGGAAGCCCAGTTGCAGGAGTGGGCGCGCCGCGGGACAGAGAAATGGCGGGAGACCGTCGCCACGATCATCGCCTTCGGGCAGTTCTTGATTGAAGCGAAGGCGGCGGCCGGGCACGGGAATTTCAGTCGGCTATTCAAAGACCACGCCAAGCCGGTCGATCCCCCCATGCCGATCACGCAGCGTACTGCTGAGAAGTTGATGAGCATCGCCGAGAATCCCGTACTTTCAAATCCGGCCAATTGGTCGAATTTGTCGAACGCCTTGAGCACCCTCGACACATTGGACCATCTCCCGCAGGAGGATCTTCAGCGGATGATCGGAGAAGGCAAAATATCACCAGAGTTGACCCAAGACGAGGCCCACATGCTCCTCTACTGTGGAACCGTCAAGGCCCAGGCGGCGCAGGCGGCCCTCGCGAAGGTGAAGGCCTACCAGAAGAAATTGGCGCGTCGTGCGGTCGCCGAATGCCTCTGTCAGTGCGTCCGCTGCGGCAGCGTTCACTCAGACCAGCGGCTGCTATCTCAAACTCAACAAGGGTCCAGCCATGAAAATGACGGCAAAGGCGATTGATTGTATGGGGGCAGGGGGGGTGCCGTTCTACTAGTAAAGCACACGTTGCCAGGCATCCTAGTTCTGCTCTAGAATACTACTAGGTCACATTCTGTAAGGATATCCATTGGAAGGAGCGCCCCATGAAAATGATTACCGTGCCGGTCGAAGACAAGACCAAACGCGAGCTGGATCGGCTTCGCAAGGAAGGATGGTCCATTAACCACTTCACCCGCCTGGCTCTCACCAAAGCCTTACGGGCGCATCGACGGGAGCTGCGGGAAGCGAAGGCCGAATGAAGCACCCTTCCTTGCCGGACCGGTTCTGGTCCAAGGTCGCGAAGGGACCACCCGAGGACTGCTGGCTATGGATGGGGGCTAGGTTGCTCACCGGATACGGGGTCTTCAGTCTGGGCGGATCAGATGGGGCTCATCGCGTCGCCTGGATGCTGACCCACGGACCGATCCCTCCTGGTCGGCATATCTGCCATCACTGCGATAACCCGCCCTGCTGCAATCCCGCTCATCTCTTTTGCGGCACGCACCTGGACAATATGCGCGACAGAGATCGAAAAGGGCGAGGCAATCACTATCACCCGCCTCGCAGCGGCACCGGACCGGGCCATCAACTGTCTCCGAAGGGAGCCACCATGAAGATGTTGACGGTTCCGGTGGAGGATTCGCTAAAGCGCGAGCTGGATAAGCTTCGCCAAGAAGGCTACACGCTCAATGGCTGGGTGCGGGCGACGCTGGCCAAGGCACTGAAAGCGCGTAAGCAGCAGTCCGCGACGAAGTAACCCCACCCAACAAGCGGAGGACATCATGAGCATCAACTATGTGGCGATCAGACTGAGTGGGCAGACGATCACCGGTCAGACAGAGACCTTCTATGACGCCGCCTTGGAGCTGCGCAAGATGCTCCGAGACCCGTTCTATAATCGACCAGACAGCCCGATCAAGACAATCTTCCTGAGCGACGAAACCACTCTGAGCGAATACCTGCCCTCTGAGATCGAGAACCCGGCGAACTGGCAGGAAGGCCGCTGAAATGAAACGAACGCCCGTGAGAGTCCGCTTCTATGAACTGAGTCGCGACGGCACGGCGACGGTCGGGGATCTCTATATCGATGACCAGGGCCGATTGATTGCTGATCCGCCCGATCGCCGAGCCTTGGCGCGCTTGATCACCGAACCATTCCAGTTATGGCACCCACAGAAAGGCGACCTAGGGACCATCTTGCCGAGGGAGCATCCGGAGGAGTTTTTGAAGGCCTGTGTGCGCGAGATTCGTGGCACGTACTTTTGGTGCAAGCAACTCCCCGAGTCCACCGGGACCATCATTCAGAGCCGCTGATGAGTTACCGAATCCCGATGTATAAAATTTCAATGATCCGCGATGGGAGCGTGTGCGCCGAACGAAAGGCGATCATGAGTTCCAGGGATGTGCTCCCGATCTTGCGCGAATACTTCGAGCACCATGACCGAGAGGAAATGTTGTGCCTGCTGCTGGACGCGAAACACAAGCTCACGGGACTCCACACGATCAGCATTGGGTCGTTGTCCTCCGCGATCGTCCATCCCCGCGAAACCTTCAAGTGCGCCATCATCAGCAATTGCGCCGCCATTATTCTCGCGCACAATCACCCCTCCGGCGATCCCACGCCCAGCCAGGAGGATCATGCCTTGACGAAGCGATTGAAGGACGGCGGGGATATCTT
The nucleotide sequence above comes from Nitrospirota bacterium. Encoded proteins:
- a CDS encoding HNH endonuclease, with translation MKHPSLPDRFWSKVAKGPPEDCWLWMGARLLTGYGVFSLGGSDGAHRVAWMLTHGPIPPGRHICHHCDNPPCCNPAHLFCGTHLDNMRDRDRKGRGNHYHPPRSGTGPGHQLSPKGATMKMLTVPVEDSLKRELDKLRQEGYTLNGWVRATLAKALKARKQQSATK
- the radC gene encoding DNA repair protein RadC yields the protein MSYRIPMYKISMIRDGSVCAERKAIMSSRDVLPILREYFEHHDREEMLCLLLDAKHKLTGLHTISIGSLSSAIVHPRETFKCAIISNCAAIILAHNHPSGDPTPSQEDHALTKRLKDGGDILGIPVLDHLVIGENGRYVSFAETGQL